The Chryseobacterium sp. G0186 genome includes the window TCGATGACTTCCGCAGTAAGGAAAAAGAAACTTTGATTTTTACTTGTGGATTGTTAGGGTTAAATAGACAAATCTATTATAGAAGTATCAAGCGTACAGAAGTTTGTAGGAATAGGGCTTCAGAGGTTGTAGAACTGGTAGAGTGTGTTCGTATTAAAATGCCCCGATTAGGAGGCAGAAAACTATATTTTATTTTAAAAGAATCCCTAGGTTCTATCAAAGTAGGAAGAGATAAATTCTTTGACATCCTAAGAGCGAATCATTTATTGATTGTCCCCAGGAAAAATTACCATGTTACGACCAACTCCCATCATCGCTTCAGAAAGCATAAAAATTTGATTCTGGACTATCAGATCACAAAACCCAACCAGGTTTGGGTTGCTGATATTACTTACATAGGGGACAGAAAAAGCCCAAGCTATTTAAGCTTAATAACGGATGCTTATTCCAAGAAAATAGTGGGACATTTTGTAGCAGATAATTTAAATACAGAAAGTAGTCTTATCGCATTGAAAAGAGCTTTAAAGAAACACAAAGGTATGGTAGGCCCATTAATTCATCATTCTGATCGTGGCTTACAATACTGCTCGAATGAATATCAGAAAGTCTTGCAAAAACATCAATTAAAATGCAGCATGACACAAAACTCAGATCCTTATGAAAATGCAATAGCAGAGAGGATAAATGGTATTTTAAAGCATGAATTTAATATTGATAGACATCATATAAACAATGCGTTAAGAAGAAAATTAGTGGATGAATCCATTGAAACCTATAATAATCTACGTCCTCATTTTTCAAATTATTATCTAACCCCAAATCAAATGCATAAACAGACAAAAATTAAAATGAGAACTTATAAAAATAAAAACCAAAGCAAAAGAAAATTTGCTCTGGTTTAATTATTTATTTTTGTCCTATAATCTGTATCAGATTTTCAGGA containing:
- a CDS encoding IS3 family transposase, which gives rise to MLGLNRQIYYRSIKRTEVCRNRASEVVELVECVRIKMPRLGGRKLYFILKESLGSIKVGRDKFFDILRANHLLIVPRKNYHVTTNSHHRFRKHKNLILDYQITKPNQVWVADITYIGDRKSPSYLSLITDAYSKKIVGHFVADNLNTESSLIALKRALKKHKGMVGPLIHHSDRGLQYCSNEYQKVLQKHQLKCSMTQNSDPYENAIAERINGILKHEFNIDRHHINNALRRKLVDESIETYNNLRPHFSNYYLTPNQMHKQTKIKMRTYKNKNQSKRKFALV